TCCTTCACAATGCCCGAGCCTCAGCGAGGATATGGTCGCGGAGGTAGGGACTGAGGCCACGATCCGAGACGACATCAACCTGGCGCCCGAGCAACTGCTCGAGATCCTGGGACAGGCCAACGAGATCGAGCAGGGACCGACCGGGTTCCATGGTGACCAGCACATCGATGTCGCTCTCGTCGCCTGCCTCACCGCGCGCCGCCGAGCCGAAGAGGCGCACGTTGCGAGCCCCATGGGCTTCGGCCAGGCGAAGAATCTCCGGTCGGTGGCGGGCGAGAAGATCGACAACGTCCATTGGGAAAACTTTACCTCACGCTAGCCATGCTCGACCAGCGGCCAGTCGGATTCCGTTCACCGGACTGCCGATCTAGAGCGGAGATCTCGGAACGGCAATGGTATTGACCGCAATGGCATCGCCACGCTGCTCCAAACAGTCGATCGGCACGTTGAAGATTCGTGCCGTACGGTCGGCGCTCTCGGGCCTGGCCCGATCGGCGATCGGCGAGCCCTTCGCCGTGCTGT
The genomic region above belongs to Deltaproteobacteria bacterium and contains:
- a CDS encoding nucleotidyltransferase family protein, with the protein product MDVVDLLARHRPEILRLAEAHGARNVRLFGSAARGEAGDESDIDVLVTMEPGRSLLDLVGLSQDLEQLLGRQVDVVSDRGLSPYLRDHILAEARAL